Proteins encoded within one genomic window of Rhododendron vialii isolate Sample 1 chromosome 1a, ASM3025357v1:
- the LOC131319639 gene encoding uncharacterized protein LOC131319639 translates to MPSESQTLEASPNRLPKKRNGMSNQEAAIAKAMQNVLKNKNAIGNKPNPASKSRCICAPTTHVGSFRCHLHRISTAQKSSHQLLEHKWNARRIISTDTDMQQLGHQLSRFGTAALNKEERHSLALNSSQVTATDGLY, encoded by the exons ATGCCGTCGGAGTCACAAACACTCGAGGCATCCCCGAACCGCTT GCCTAAGAAGAGGAATGGGATGTCAAATCAGGAAGCAGCAATAGCTAAAGCAATGCAGAATGTATTGAAGAACAAGAATGCGATAGGAAACAAACCGAATCCGGCGTCCAAAAGTAGATGCATATGCGCTCCAACTACCCATGTCGGATCATTCAGGTGCCACCTGCACCGGATCAGCACAGCTCAGAAATCGTCGCATCAGTTATTAGAACACAAGTGGAATGCTCGAAGAATCATCTCCACGGACACAGACATGCAGCAGCTTGGCCATCAGCTATCCCGATTCGGAACTGCTGCTTTGAACAAGGAAGAACGTCATAGTTTAGCCTTGAATTCCTCTCAAGTCACGGCAACCGATGGTTTATATTGA
- the LOC131319579 gene encoding uncharacterized protein LOC131319579, with translation MLSLARRLHHRSNPCLHQAAAHQIRHARTDAAASSSPSRRRRPRLGLGAALKKADDKSEWWVVDGEMHEIGENVPLRERFVIPRDNIPNRRRKQLREQFMRRTRLVIKESEHEPWCKRYMELYQELRENWERLYWNEGYSKKLAQDHANYDSAEDDDQDFSPYRTVRRRPYAEQTKEQGMGRNMQDDTWEKVNQIRDKFEYDREKRMRERAFAPMDRGTGFVLDDSVSNNRPFDARRYFPQSERG, from the exons ATGCTTTCACTAGCGAGGCGACTCCACCACAGGTCGAACCCCTGCCTCCACCAAGCCGCCGCCCATCAAATCCGCCACGCGAGGACCGACGCCGCCGCCTCGTCTTCTCCCAGCCGGAGGCGGCGCCCTAGGTTGGGGTTGGGGGCGGCGCTGAAGAAGGCGGACGATAAGTCGGAGTGGTGGGTGGTGGACGGCGAGATGCACGAGATCGGAGAGAACGTGCCTCTGAGGGAGAGGTTTGTTATTCCACGAGATAATATCCCCAACCGGCGAAGGAAGCAGCTCCGGGAGCAGTTCATGCGCCGTACTCGTCTCGTTATCAAAGAATCG GAGCATGAACCCTGGTGCAAAAGGTACATGGAACTATATCAGGAGCTTAGGGAGAATTGGGAGAGGCTTTATTGGAATGAGGGTTATTCTAAGAAACTAGCTCAGGATCATGCTAACTATGACTCTGCTGAAGATGATGATCAAGATTTTTCCCCATATCGGACAGT GAGAAGGCGACCGTATGCTGAGCAAACGAAG GAACAAGGTATGGGAAGAAATATGCAAGATGATACCTGGGAAAAGGTTAACCAGATCCGAGATAAGTTTGAATATGACAGAGAGAAAAGAATGAGAGAAAGAG CTTTTGCGCCTATGGACAGAGGAACAGGTTTTGTATTGGATGATTCGGTATCCAACAACCGACCATTTGACGCTCGGAGATACTTCCCACAATCAGAAAGAGGCTGA